The bacterium genomic interval GATCGAGGTGTTTGCGGAGGTTCGCCGCTGGAGCCCGAACACGCGGGTCGCACTGCTGACCGGCTTTACGTCCGTGGGCGTCCTGTCGGACTGGCTCAATGCGGGCGTCGATGGGCTGCTCTTGAAGTCGAGCCCGCCGGAAGAGATGAGGAGGTGCTTCCAGGCGCTCTTGGCCGGGTCGCGGTTCGTTGCTTCAGACGTTTCCGAGATTCTCGAGGGTGCGGCTCCAAGACCGGATCTGACGCCCCGCGAGCGAGAAGTCCTTGCATTGATCGCGTCCGGCCACGCGAACGTCGGGATTGGCAAGCGATTGTCGATCAGCCCCAAGACGGTTGAGAAGCACCGTGCAAGCCTGATGATGAAGCTCGACGTGCACTCGATCGCTGAGCTCCTGGTGTACGCACTGAAAGAGGGCCTGCTCGACGAGCACAGGCAATTGTGAGTTCGTTCGTTTTGGGGCATCTGCCCCATGGACAGGCAGGCAGCGGGAACCCAGGATCGACGTCGTGATCGAATGCCGCCGCGCCCTTCGCTGGCTCTTCCCTTGGATGCTCTGCGTGGCCTCGGCGGGCGCCGCCGAGCCGCGGCCGGCGCCCGTCCTGCTTTCGGCGGAATCGAACACGCAGATCGACCTCACCCGATACACCGAGGTCTTCTTCGACCCCAGCGCTGCACTGGAGATCGATCAGGTTCGTTCGCGGCCCGAGGCCTTCGCGCCCGTGAGCAGCCGCTTCATCGATTTCGGCCTCCGCGAGGGCCGCGTCTGGCTGAAGTTCAGGCCGCTGAACGCGACGCCTCATGATGGTGTTTGGCGCCTCGATCTCAGGCGACAATTTCTCATCGATCTGGAGGTCTTCGTGCAACGCGGACCGGCTCCACCGGATCGGCTCCTGCGCCATACCAAACTCGACAAATTCTCGGACCGACCGATCCGAGACCGGTACCTGGCGGTCGATGTTCCGATCGAATCCCACGAAGACCTGGAAATCTACGTCGGCTACTCCAGCAACCAAGCGACCTGGCTGCCGATGAAGATCTCCCGTCTCGAGGCCTACGCCGCCGCGCATGCGCAGGAAGAACGCACCAACTGGATCATCAACGGCGCACTGCTGGCC includes:
- a CDS encoding response regulator transcription factor, translated to MSRDSPSEEAATAVLADDHGIVRAATRQILAELGNIEIVEEAEDGLAAIAAIRTHEPDLLVLDAAMPLARGIEVFAEVRRWSPNTRVALLTGFTSVGVLSDWLNAGVDGLLLKSSPPEEMRRCFQALLAGSRFVASDVSEILEGAAPRPDLTPREREVLALIASGHANVGIGKRLSISPKTVEKHRASLMMKLDVHSIAELLVYALKEGLLDEHRQL